A stretch of Candidatus Nanogingivalaceae bacterium DNA encodes these proteins:
- the mnmA gene encoding tRNA 2-thiouridine(34) synthase MnmA, giving the protein MDKSKIKVYVGMSGGVDSSLTAALLKEQGYNVVGVYMKNWTQDLPGMKCPWAEDLADAKRVAVQLGIDFKVFDFEKDYREKVVQYMLDEYAIGRTPNPDIMCNQEVKFKLFLEAALEDGADLIATGHYAGVRNAFTENIGDHFDFSKSGNGELLRAKDENKDQTYFLYRVRGEALGRTLLPLGNFTKPEVREMAKERSLFTARKKDSQGICFVGKIGIRDFLKQFIPEQKPGKIINKNTGEVLGWHDGAIFYTLGQRHGLNIGGGLPFYVCGKNMQTNEVFVTTDINNGELWAKEINVSALHWINEKVADGAEIQVRIRHRAPLVNAKIFFENDGTAKIKLTDEQRAITSGQSVVFYSGEVCLGGGIVI; this is encoded by the coding sequence ATGGATAAGTCAAAAATTAAAGTATATGTTGGAATGAGTGGCGGTGTAGATTCTTCTTTAACTGCAGCACTTTTAAAAGAGCAAGGTTATAATGTTGTAGGTGTTTATATGAAAAACTGGACACAAGATTTACCGGGAATGAAATGTCCCTGGGCAGAAGATTTAGCGGACGCAAAAAGAGTTGCTGTTCAACTTGGCATTGATTTTAAAGTTTTCGATTTCGAAAAAGATTATCGCGAAAAAGTCGTTCAATATATGCTCGACGAGTACGCAATTGGTCGCACACCGAATCCAGACATTATGTGTAACCAAGAAGTTAAGTTTAAGCTATTTTTAGAGGCAGCGCTCGAAGATGGCGCAGATTTGATTGCGACTGGGCATTACGCTGGCGTTCGAAACGCCTTTACTGAAAATATTGGCGACCATTTTGATTTTTCGAAAAGCGGAAATGGCGAACTTTTACGCGCCAAAGACGAAAATAAAGATCAAACCTATTTCTTATATCGAGTACGCGGTGAAGCTTTGGGTCGAACATTGCTTCCGCTCGGCAATTTCACTAAGCCAGAAGTACGCGAGATGGCAAAAGAGCGCAGTCTTTTTACTGCTCGCAAGAAAGATTCGCAAGGAATTTGCTTTGTTGGCAAAATTGGAATTCGTGACTTTTTGAAACAGTTTATTCCTGAACAAAAACCCGGCAAAATTATTAATAAAAATACGGGAGAAGTTCTTGGATGGCACGACGGAGCAATTTTTTACACCTTAGGCCAACGCCACGGCTTAAATATTGGTGGTGGCTTGCCATTTTATGTTTGTGGAAAAAATATGCAAACTAATGAAGTTTTTGTTACAACAGACATAAACAACGGTGAGCTTTGGGCGAAAGAAATTAACGTTTCGGCGTTGCATTGGATTAATGAAAAAGTTGCAGATGGTGCAGAAATTCAAGTTCGAATTCGCCACCGCGCGCCGCTTGTTAATGCAAAAATCTTTTTCGAAAACGATGGAACCGCAAAAATTAAACTTACAGATGAACAACGCGCTATTACTAGTGGTCAGAGTGTTGTATTTTATTCTGGCGAAGTTTGTTTAGGCGGCGGAATTGTTATATAA
- a CDS encoding YdcF family protein, translating to MAKFFAWVLIVIGIVVVFIASTTLIISDKNQLVKICPNYKNGECSQKIDAVVAISGGNTSSRTREAIEIFKAVQARKLIFSGANSNPKVLSDAQQMANLAQKQGILKDEIILEEQAQNTHQNAQYTAKIIKQNGYKRIVLTTSKYHQTRARLEFEKALEGSGVEVISAPVSNDPDWSNLWWTNSRGWYLSMSELFGIFRFYIGA from the coding sequence ATGGCAAAATTTTTTGCTTGGGTTTTAATCGTTATTGGAATTGTTGTAGTTTTTATTGCTAGCACAACACTAATTATCAGTGATAAAAATCAGTTAGTTAAAATTTGCCCAAACTATAAGAATGGCGAATGTTCCCAGAAAATTGATGCGGTTGTTGCGATTTCTGGCGGGAACACATCTTCGCGAACACGCGAAGCAATCGAAATTTTTAAAGCTGTTCAAGCACGAAAATTGATTTTCTCTGGCGCAAATTCAAACCCGAAAGTTTTGAGCGATGCGCAACAAATGGCGAATTTAGCGCAAAAACAAGGTATTTTAAAAGATGAGATTATTCTCGAAGAACAAGCCCAAAACACTCATCAAAACGCACAATATACAGCAAAAATCATCAAGCAAAATGGCTATAAACGAATAGTTTTGACCACTTCAAAATACCACCAAACACGGGCAAGATTAGAATTCGAAAAAGCGCTCGAAGGTTCTGGGGTTGAAGTAATCTCGGCACCAGTCTCAAATGATCCAGACTGGAGTAATCTTTGGTGGACAAATTCACGCGGATGGTATCTTTCAATGAGTGAACTTTTTGGAATTTTTAGATTTTATATAGGAGCATAA
- a CDS encoding cysteine desulfurase — MNNEIIYLDHAATTPVSEKVLAAMLPYFSEKFYNPSAPYVQALEVRRDYEDAKHLIAQNIGAKSDEIVMTAGATESINLAFSAASKDAGDEILVGEFEHHAVLNSAEKYGVRKLIKIKKDSVIDIDDLRAKISPKTKIVSVMLANNETGVIQPISKIAEIIREERMRRLSNGEKTPIYLHSDASQGVGQLDISVSRLGVDMLTLNAGKIYGPKQTGLLWANREIQFNAQIVGGGQERNLRSGTENVPSVIGFAKAMQLAEKHRKKENERLRKLKEIFKNILSENFSDEEMIFLGNIKKQLASHVSVSFPGIDAERMVFALEMQGVLVATGSACAANKGTRSHTLTAMGLKESEADGSLRISFGALSNEENTKRAAEIISKTIRAEFERIKK; from the coding sequence ATGAATAATGAAATTATCTATCTTGATCACGCTGCAACAACACCAGTAAGCGAAAAAGTTTTGGCTGCAATGTTGCCTTATTTTAGTGAAAAATTTTATAACCCGAGCGCACCCTATGTTCAAGCTTTAGAAGTTCGAAGGGATTACGAGGATGCAAAGCATCTAATTGCGCAAAATATCGGTGCAAAAAGTGATGAAATCGTGATGACGGCTGGTGCAACCGAAAGTATCAATTTAGCATTTTCAGCAGCCTCGAAAGATGCGGGAGATGAAATTCTCGTGGGTGAATTTGAACACCATGCAGTTTTAAACTCGGCCGAAAAATATGGCGTTCGAAAATTAATTAAAATTAAAAAAGATAGCGTGATTGATATTGATGATTTGCGCGCAAAAATCTCACCAAAAACAAAGATTGTATCTGTTATGCTAGCAAATAATGAAACAGGCGTGATTCAGCCAATTTCGAAAATTGCCGAGATTATTCGCGAAGAAAGAATGCGCCGACTTTCAAATGGTGAAAAGACGCCAATCTACCTTCATTCCGATGCCAGCCAAGGTGTTGGCCAACTTGATATTTCTGTTTCGCGACTTGGTGTTGATATGTTAACTTTAAATGCCGGAAAAATCTACGGCCCAAAACAAACTGGCCTTTTGTGGGCGAATCGTGAAATTCAATTTAACGCACAAATTGTTGGTGGTGGTCAAGAACGAAATTTGCGTAGCGGAACCGAGAATGTACCAAGTGTGATTGGTTTTGCAAAAGCAATGCAGCTAGCCGAAAAACATCGCAAAAAAGAAAATGAGCGACTTCGAAAATTAAAAGAGATTTTTAAAAATATTTTGAGCGAAAATTTCTCGGACGAAGAAATGATTTTCTTGGGAAATATCAAAAAGCAACTCGCGAGCCATGTTTCGGTTTCGTTTCCTGGAATTGACGCTGAACGAATGGTTTTCGCCCTTGAAATGCAAGGAGTTTTGGTCGCTACAGGCTCAGCTTGCGCTGCCAATAAAGGAACACGTTCACACACTCTAACCGCAATGGGGCTTAAAGAAAGTGAAGCGGACGGCAGTTTACGAATCTCTTTCGGTGCGCTCTCGAATGAAGAAAACACTAAACGCGCGGCCGAAATTATTTCAAAAACAATTCGAGCAGAATTCGAAAGGATTAAAAAGTAG